AAACTCCTAGCTATTTCGTCTTGCTCTAAGAGTGGAGCTACCAAATCCGACAAATTTCTATGTCTGCAATTTTCCGAAATTTTCTCAGGATCCTGACGGATTACTCGAAGATCGAGCATGATTCTAATTTATTTTGAGTAGTTAATTGTGGGCGAGGTTTAATACTTAGAAAGGCCGCTGAGGTGGTCGTCGAGTATGGAAATCTGTTTTTGCTTGAATAGCCTCGCTGACTTTGAGAAGCCGATAGTCATCCATAGGCTTGCTCATCAACTGAAAACCTATTGGCAATTCCTCTTTGCTCATTCCAGCAGGAATTGAGATCGCGGGGCATTTAGTAAAATTTGCCAATACACTGTAAATATCTTCAAGATACATTGCTAATGGATCATCTTTTTTTTCACCAAATTTGAATGGGACGCCTGGACTTACTGGCCCAATCAAAAAATCAAATTCTGTCAATAAGTTATGTATTTTTTTCTCGATAAATGCACGAATTTGATTGGCTTTTCCGTAGTAAGCATCGTAGTAACCCGCACTAAGAACAAACGTGCCCAACATGATTCGACGCTTTACTTCAGTTCCGAAGCCTGACTCCCTTGTGGTTTTATACAACTCATCCAGGCCACCACTGCCTCTTCTCAGCCCATAGCGAATTCCATCAAATCTCCCCAAATTGGAACTGGCTTCAGCAAAGGATATGACATAATAAGCTGGTATCAAGCATTCTAGGAAACCCAAAGATTTTTTCTCGACTGTGGCTCCTTGCTGAGCCAACCAATCTGCCAAACAAGTCGTTGCTTCCAAAACGTCTTCTGAGACTGTTTTAGAATCCAAATATTCATTTGGAAGGCAGAATTTTAAGGAACTTAGATCAATTTGCTCTTCATATGAATCCAGCTTATTTGCCAATGATGTACTATCTTTGGTATCAACTGCTTGAATTGCTTCAAACAAGTAGGCACTGTCCTCAGCAGTCCTAGTTAGGCATCCCACTTGATCTAGTGATGATCCATAAGCCACTAACCCATACCTAGATAATGCCCCATAGGTTGGTTTGAATCCCGTAATTCCACAAAAGGACGCAGGCTGTCGAACAGAGCCCCCTGTGTCTGACCCCAAAGCAGCAACTGCCATACCTGTAGCCACAGCTACAGCGGACCCTCCACTACTTCCCCCTGGAACCCTGCTGGGATGCCAAGGGTTCAAAGTAGGTCCAAAAGCAGAGTTTTCATTTGAAGAGCCCATTGCAAATTCGTCCATGTTTGTGGTGCCAATCACCAAAGCATCCTCCTCTTTCAAGGCCTTCACTACTGTTGCATCGTATGGTGAATGATAGCCTTCTAATATTTTTGAAGAACAACCTGTAGTCAAATCGGGGTCTGCAATGCTAAGATTGCTTTTAATGGCAACAGGCAACCCCGCCAACTTACCAACTCTTTGACCGTTTGAAATCTTTTGAGCAATTTGCTCGGCACGCTTCAGAGATATCTCCCTTGGGACTAAGCTTCTGTAAACATTCAACTCCTGATCAAATTTTTCGATTTGATTGTAGACCAAATTGACCAGAGCATTTGGATCTAAATCACTGTTTTGGAT
Above is a window of SAR324 cluster bacterium DNA encoding:
- the gatA gene encoding Asp-tRNA(Asn)/Glu-tRNA(Gln) amidotransferase subunit GatA, with protein sequence MALYFPLSQLVQKIQNSDLDPNALVNLVYNQIEKFDQELNVYRSLVPREISLKRAEQIAQKISNGQRVGKLAGLPVAIKSNLSIADPDLTTGCSSKILEGYHSPYDATVVKALKEEDALVIGTTNMDEFAMGSSNENSAFGPTLNPWHPSRVPGGSSGGSAVAVATGMAVAALGSDTGGSVRQPASFCGITGFKPTYGALSRYGLVAYGSSLDQVGCLTRTAEDSAYLFEAIQAVDTKDSTSLANKLDSYEEQIDLSSLKFCLPNEYLDSKTVSEDVLEATTCLADWLAQQGATVEKKSLGFLECLIPAYYVISFAEASSNLGRFDGIRYGLRRGSGGLDELYKTTRESGFGTEVKRRIMLGTFVLSAGYYDAYYGKANQIRAFIEKKIHNLLTEFDFLIGPVSPGVPFKFGEKKDDPLAMYLEDIYSVLANFTKCPAISIPAGMSKEELPIGFQLMSKPMDDYRLLKVSEAIQAKTDFHTRRPPQRPF